The Caulobacter sp. FWC26 genome contains a region encoding:
- a CDS encoding bifunctional 2-C-methyl-D-erythritol 4-phosphate cytidylyltransferase/2-C-methyl-D-erythritol 2,4-cyclodiphosphate synthase, with protein sequence MTFSVVIVAAGSGTRAGPGQAKQWRLLAGKPVLRWSVETFLAAGAAEVVIVTTEDGEKVLPSVLAGLSGWRSARGGASRALSVQAGLAALSNRPAGEPVMVHDAARPFVTRAVIDNLLGALATADLALPALAVADTLKRQTPGDEIQTTSRDHLWRAQTPQAARRDRLLTAYAAWSGPEPTDDAQVVEAVGGRIVITQGDPLLSKLTYPEDFAMAERLAGAARVTRVGQGFDAHRWGPGEEVWLCGVAIKHDETLIGHSDADAGLHALTDAILGAIGEGDIGDHFPPTDPKWKGAASDQFLKHAVDLVIARGGALINVDVTLICERPKIKPHRQAMRERLADILSLPLDRVSVKATTTEKMGFTGRGEGLAASAVVAVETPA encoded by the coding sequence ATGACCTTCTCTGTCGTGATTGTCGCCGCCGGCTCAGGGACCAGGGCCGGCCCCGGCCAGGCCAAGCAATGGCGACTTCTCGCCGGAAAGCCCGTGCTGCGCTGGTCGGTCGAAACCTTTCTGGCGGCGGGCGCGGCTGAAGTCGTCATCGTGACGACAGAGGATGGAGAAAAGGTCCTGCCTTCCGTTCTAGCCGGTCTTTCAGGATGGCGGAGCGCTCGGGGCGGGGCGAGCCGCGCCTTATCGGTGCAAGCTGGGCTGGCGGCGCTGTCCAATCGTCCGGCCGGTGAACCCGTGATGGTCCACGATGCGGCTCGGCCCTTCGTGACGCGCGCGGTCATCGACAATCTGCTGGGGGCGCTGGCGACGGCGGATCTCGCCCTCCCCGCCTTGGCCGTCGCCGACACCCTCAAGCGCCAGACGCCCGGCGACGAGATCCAAACCACGTCTCGCGACCATCTCTGGCGCGCCCAAACGCCTCAGGCGGCCCGGCGCGACCGCCTATTGACCGCGTATGCAGCCTGGTCCGGTCCCGAACCCACCGACGACGCCCAGGTGGTCGAAGCGGTGGGCGGCCGCATCGTGATCACGCAAGGCGATCCGCTTCTGAGCAAACTCACCTATCCAGAGGATTTCGCCATGGCTGAACGTCTCGCCGGCGCTGCGCGCGTGACCCGCGTCGGGCAAGGCTTCGATGCGCATCGTTGGGGACCGGGCGAGGAAGTCTGGCTGTGCGGCGTCGCCATAAAGCATGACGAAACGCTCATTGGACACTCCGACGCGGACGCCGGCCTGCACGCGCTGACCGACGCTATCCTGGGCGCGATCGGAGAAGGCGACATCGGCGACCATTTCCCGCCGACGGATCCGAAGTGGAAGGGCGCGGCCTCTGACCAGTTCCTGAAACACGCCGTTGATCTGGTCATCGCGAGGGGCGGCGCGCTCATCAATGTCGACGTCACGCTGATCTGCGAACGGCCCAAGATCAAGCCGCACCGGCAAGCGATGCGCGAACGTCTGGCCGACATCCTTTCGCTCCCTCTTGACCGGGTCAGCGTCAAGGCGACCACGACCGAGAAAATGGGCTTCACCGGTCGTGGCGAAGGCCTGGCCGCCTCGGCCGTCGTCGCCGTCGAGACGCCCGCCTGA
- a CDS encoding DUF6880 family protein, with protein sequence MARKAAATAGDKPKVRKGSKTTLSEANLADLGAERLAAILLDLASDSHVKRVLRLELFAEASAEGLALEISKRLATIGKSSSRIHWRKRPAFARDLDLHRRMIERLAQDDATAALDLMLDLLDLASPTLDRLSQPDGPIGDVFLAARDSIGAIAEKAVPEPIALAERTAKILATDYHAQMGPLASALGPAMGPQGRAHLRQVLETVLAMNAKRLRGADPMAAVYKDALRRLADASGDIDAFEATFAPELRRTPLVSAEIARRLLAAGRGEDALATLQAGAPGEARGRHPTSVEERAAWEEVMLEALEATGHQQEAQQRRWAEFERTLSIPLLRTYLKGLPDFDDVEAEDQAKAVVRRYPRFDTALAFFVSWPDFAAASRLVLSRSGEINGADDILITEAARRLEGSYPLAATLLLRASIQHVLTFGVATRYAEAARQLLEAESLAAMIADFGEYPDHASFVADLRASHARKQGFRAELEALGATF encoded by the coding sequence ATGGCGCGCAAGGCCGCCGCGACAGCGGGTGACAAGCCGAAGGTTCGGAAGGGGTCGAAGACGACCCTCTCCGAGGCCAATCTGGCGGATCTCGGCGCTGAGCGGCTCGCCGCCATTCTGCTCGACCTCGCCAGCGACAGCCACGTCAAGCGCGTGCTGCGGCTGGAACTGTTCGCCGAGGCCAGCGCCGAAGGCCTGGCGCTGGAAATCTCCAAGCGCCTGGCGACGATCGGCAAATCGTCTTCCCGCATCCACTGGCGCAAGCGTCCGGCGTTCGCCCGGGACCTCGATTTGCATCGCCGGATGATCGAGCGGCTGGCGCAGGACGACGCAACCGCTGCGCTCGACCTTATGCTGGACCTCCTGGACCTGGCTTCGCCGACGTTGGATCGGCTCAGTCAACCCGATGGGCCAATCGGCGATGTCTTCCTGGCGGCCCGCGACTCCATCGGCGCCATCGCCGAGAAAGCCGTGCCCGAGCCGATTGCTCTGGCGGAGCGGACCGCCAAGATCCTGGCGACCGACTACCACGCCCAAATGGGGCCGCTCGCCAGTGCGCTCGGGCCTGCGATGGGGCCCCAGGGGCGCGCCCACCTGCGGCAGGTGCTGGAAACCGTTCTGGCGATGAACGCCAAGCGGCTGCGCGGCGCGGACCCTATGGCGGCGGTCTACAAGGACGCCTTGCGACGCCTGGCCGACGCCAGCGGCGATATCGACGCCTTCGAAGCGACCTTTGCGCCGGAGCTTCGCCGTACGCCGCTGGTCTCGGCCGAGATCGCCCGGCGCTTGCTTGCGGCTGGCCGTGGCGAAGACGCCTTGGCCACGCTCCAGGCCGGCGCACCCGGCGAAGCGCGGGGACGTCATCCCACGTCTGTCGAAGAGCGCGCCGCCTGGGAAGAGGTGATGCTGGAGGCGCTGGAGGCGACCGGGCATCAACAGGAGGCCCAACAACGTCGCTGGGCGGAGTTCGAGCGCACGCTCTCCATTCCGCTGCTGCGGACCTATCTGAAGGGGCTTCCAGACTTCGATGATGTCGAGGCTGAGGATCAGGCCAAGGCCGTCGTGCGTCGCTACCCACGCTTTGACACGGCGCTAGCGTTTTTCGTGTCCTGGCCCGACTTCGCTGCGGCCTCGCGTCTGGTCCTGTCGCGCTCGGGCGAGATCAACGGCGCGGACGACATTCTGATCACCGAGGCGGCGCGGCGGTTGGAAGGGAGCTACCCGCTGGCGGCCACGCTGCTGCTGCGCGCCTCTATCCAACACGTGCTGACCTTCGGCGTCGCGACACGCTACGCGGAGGCCGCGCGTCAGTTGCTGGAGGCCGAGTCCCTAGCGGCCATGATCGCCGATTTCGGCGAGTATCCGGACCACGCCAGCTTCGTCGCCGACCTTCGAGCTTCGCACGCCCGCAAGCAGGGCTTCCGCGCCGAGCTTGAAGCGCTCGGCGCGACGTTCTAG
- a CDS encoding CinA family protein: MFPLEIQTLSRLLIDEARARSLRLVTAESCTGGLVAGAICSISGASDVFERGFVTYTNRAKSEMLGVAGDLLADYGAVSEPVARAMAEGALRESNGHVAVAITGVAGPGGGTPMKPVGTVHFAVARANRSVTHRQERFDGETREAVQLAAVRTALEMLREAVA; this comes from the coding sequence ATGTTCCCCCTCGAAATCCAGACCCTGTCGCGCCTGCTGATCGACGAAGCGCGCGCGCGGTCCCTACGGCTTGTGACGGCGGAGAGCTGTACGGGCGGGCTTGTGGCCGGTGCAATCTGCTCGATCTCCGGCGCTTCGGATGTGTTTGAGCGGGGCTTCGTGACCTACACCAACCGCGCCAAGTCCGAGATGCTGGGCGTGGCGGGGGATCTCCTCGCCGACTACGGCGCGGTGTCCGAACCGGTGGCGCGCGCGATGGCTGAGGGCGCTCTGCGGGAGAGCAATGGCCATGTGGCGGTCGCCATCACCGGCGTCGCCGGGCCAGGCGGCGGAACGCCTATGAAGCCCGTCGGTACGGTGCATTTCGCGGTGGCGCGCGCCAACCGCTCGGTGACGCACCGCCAAGAGCGTTTCGATGGCGAGACGCGCGAGGCCGTCCAACTCGCCGCCGTCCGGACCGCGCTGGAGATGCTTCGAGAGGCTGTCGCCTAA
- the lpdA gene encoding dihydrolipoyl dehydrogenase — protein MSTEFDVVVIGAGPGGYVAAIRASQLGLKTAIVERENLGGICLNWGCIPTKALLKSGEVYEQLSHLGGYGLSVEKASFDFGKIIERSRGVAKNMSGGIAFLMKKHKIEVIEGEAKLEKGAPAPKVVIALKAGGSRTVQAKHVILASGARAREIPAIGAVSDGDKIWTYRDALAPKSMPKSLVVIGSGAIGIEFASFYRALGAEVTVVEAIDRIMPVEDEEVSKAAQKAFEKRGIKFRVGAKVSKIEKTKDGVAVTVEAGGKIEQLTAEKCIVAVGIAPNNDGLEALGVSLDRGHVVTDKHGRTNVPGLYAIGDIAGAPWLAHKASHEGIHAAEAIAGYKTPNVHSPIPGCTYANPQVASVGYTEAGAKAAGIEVKAGRFPFRVNGKAVAAGETEGFVKTVFDAKTGALIGAHMIGHEVTEMIQGFVTAITLEATEEDLHGVVYAHPTMSEAMHEAALDAYGRVLHI, from the coding sequence ATGTCCACGGAATTCGATGTCGTCGTCATCGGCGCCGGTCCTGGCGGCTATGTGGCCGCGATCCGCGCCAGCCAGTTGGGCCTGAAGACGGCAATCGTCGAGCGTGAGAACCTGGGCGGCATCTGCCTGAACTGGGGCTGCATCCCGACCAAGGCGCTGCTCAAGTCCGGCGAGGTCTATGAACAGCTGTCGCACCTGGGCGGCTATGGCCTGTCGGTCGAGAAGGCCTCGTTCGACTTCGGCAAGATCATCGAGCGCTCGCGCGGCGTGGCCAAGAACATGTCGGGCGGCATCGCCTTCCTGATGAAGAAGCACAAGATCGAGGTGATCGAGGGCGAGGCCAAGCTCGAGAAGGGGGCGCCGGCGCCGAAGGTCGTCATCGCCCTGAAGGCCGGCGGCAGCCGCACCGTGCAGGCCAAGCACGTGATCCTGGCCAGCGGCGCGCGCGCCCGTGAGATCCCGGCGATCGGCGCGGTCTCGGACGGCGACAAGATCTGGACCTATCGCGACGCCCTGGCGCCGAAGTCGATGCCGAAGTCCCTGGTCGTGATCGGCTCGGGCGCCATCGGCATCGAGTTCGCGAGCTTCTATCGCGCCCTGGGCGCCGAAGTGACCGTCGTCGAAGCCATCGACCGCATCATGCCGGTCGAGGACGAAGAGGTCTCGAAGGCCGCCCAGAAGGCGTTCGAGAAGCGCGGCATCAAGTTCCGCGTCGGCGCCAAGGTCAGCAAGATCGAGAAGACCAAGGACGGCGTGGCCGTCACCGTGGAAGCCGGCGGCAAGATCGAGCAGCTCACCGCCGAGAAGTGCATCGTGGCCGTCGGCATCGCGCCGAACAATGACGGCCTGGAAGCCCTGGGCGTCAGCCTGGATCGCGGCCACGTCGTCACCGACAAGCACGGCCGCACCAATGTGCCTGGCCTCTACGCCATCGGTGACATCGCCGGCGCGCCCTGGCTCGCCCACAAGGCCAGCCACGAGGGCATCCACGCGGCCGAGGCCATCGCCGGCTACAAGACGCCGAACGTCCACTCGCCGATCCCGGGCTGCACCTACGCCAATCCGCAGGTCGCCTCGGTGGGCTACACCGAAGCCGGCGCCAAGGCGGCGGGCATCGAGGTCAAGGCTGGCCGCTTCCCGTTCCGCGTCAACGGCAAGGCGGTGGCCGCCGGCGAGACCGAGGGCTTCGTGAAGACCGTGTTCGACGCCAAGACAGGTGCCCTGATCGGCGCGCACATGATCGGCCACGAAGTGACCGAGATGATCCAGGGCTTCGTCACCGCCATCACCCTGGAAGCGACCGAGGAAGACCTGCACGGCGTCGTCTACGCCCACCCGACCATGTCGGAAGCGATGCACGAAGCGGCTCTGGACGCCTACGGGCGCGTGCTGCACATCTAA
- the dusB gene encoding tRNA dihydrouridine synthase DusB, with protein MSIKLDIGGVEVPGRVWIAPMTGVSDLPFRETASALGAPYVATEMVASAEFARGRPDVVRRAAVGDGLPLTVIQLVGRDVAFMAQGARMAQEAGAEIVDLNFGCPAKEVAAGAACGSALMREPELAEALVAAAVEAVDVPVTVKMRLGWDSDSLNAPDIARRAEAAGAKAITVHGRTRNQFYKGVADWSAVAAVKDAVSVPVLVNGDIVDGDSAKRALAQSGADGVMIGRGVYGRPWIAGAIEAALMGEGFREPDAEERLAIAITHFRRSLSFYGERLGLKMFRKHLASYIEAAPWPETAEARRAARASLCRLEDPAAVESALHDLWIAERRSAA; from the coding sequence ATGAGCATCAAGCTCGATATCGGTGGCGTCGAGGTTCCGGGGCGGGTGTGGATTGCGCCCATGACCGGTGTGTCAGACCTGCCGTTCCGAGAGACGGCCTCGGCGCTCGGCGCGCCTTATGTGGCCACGGAAATGGTCGCCAGCGCGGAATTCGCGAGGGGAAGGCCTGATGTCGTGCGTCGCGCGGCGGTCGGAGACGGGCTCCCGTTGACGGTGATCCAGCTGGTCGGACGCGATGTCGCCTTCATGGCGCAGGGCGCGCGAATGGCTCAAGAGGCCGGCGCCGAGATCGTCGACCTGAACTTCGGCTGCCCTGCCAAGGAGGTCGCGGCCGGGGCGGCTTGCGGATCGGCGCTGATGCGCGAGCCCGAACTTGCCGAGGCCTTGGTGGCCGCGGCCGTCGAGGCGGTCGACGTTCCGGTGACGGTCAAGATGCGGCTCGGTTGGGACAGCGATAGCCTCAACGCGCCGGATATCGCGCGTCGCGCAGAAGCCGCAGGCGCAAAGGCCATCACGGTGCACGGCCGCACGCGCAATCAGTTCTATAAAGGTGTCGCCGACTGGTCGGCCGTGGCTGCGGTGAAGGATGCGGTGTCGGTGCCCGTTCTTGTGAACGGCGACATCGTCGACGGCGACAGCGCAAAACGGGCGCTCGCGCAGTCCGGCGCTGACGGGGTCATGATCGGGAGGGGCGTCTATGGCCGCCCTTGGATCGCCGGCGCGATCGAGGCGGCCCTGATGGGGGAGGGCTTCCGGGAGCCGGACGCCGAGGAGCGCCTGGCGATCGCAATCACGCATTTTCGTCGAAGCCTGTCCTTCTACGGGGAGCGTCTTGGTCTGAAAATGTTCCGCAAACACTTGGCGTCCTACATTGAGGCGGCGCCCTGGCCCGAAACCGCCGAGGCGCGCCGGGCCGCGCGCGCCAGCCTATGTCGGCTCGAAGATCCGGCGGCGGTCGAAAGCGCGCTCCACGATCTTTGGATCGCGGAGCGGAGGAGCGCGGCATGA
- a CDS encoding nitrogen regulation protein NR(II), translated as MTDRARVLGGVATEALKAAAFELSPEPALVVDHDGGLIAVNEAAEALFGHGLSLLARGRFRAALPPGSVLVSLLDRAVFEGALVREHGVEVNLFGQPPFEADGAAVPLGDGSVLLTLHVKGVLGVDRSAEAAGLRSVVGLGKMLAHEIKNPLAGIRGAAQLLKTGASAVDQPLAQLIVDETDRIRRLVDRMEAFSEQAPTSREAVNIHQVLDRVRALVANGVADGLTLKESYDPSLPPVWGDEDHLIQIFLNLMKNAAEAAHMRGDDRGVLSIHTAWRPGVRVRGADGKAASGAPIEVRVIDNGPGVPASLRDHLFQPFVTTKSNGTGLGLALVTKLVTAHGGLIDFESEPGRTVFRVLLPVAPEAASGDVRA; from the coding sequence ATGACGGATCGTGCTCGCGTTCTCGGCGGGGTCGCCACCGAAGCGCTCAAGGCGGCGGCTTTCGAACTGAGCCCCGAGCCCGCCTTGGTGGTGGATCACGACGGCGGTTTGATTGCGGTCAACGAAGCCGCCGAAGCGCTGTTTGGACACGGACTTTCGCTCCTGGCGCGCGGACGTTTCCGAGCCGCCTTGCCGCCCGGGTCGGTGCTGGTGTCTCTACTGGATCGGGCCGTGTTTGAGGGCGCGCTGGTTCGTGAGCATGGAGTCGAAGTCAATCTCTTTGGCCAGCCTCCGTTCGAGGCTGATGGTGCGGCGGTTCCGCTTGGCGATGGCTCCGTCCTTCTGACCTTGCACGTCAAGGGCGTGCTTGGGGTTGATCGAAGCGCGGAAGCCGCCGGACTTCGCTCGGTGGTGGGCCTTGGAAAGATGTTGGCCCACGAGATCAAGAACCCGCTCGCCGGCATTCGCGGCGCGGCGCAACTGCTGAAGACGGGGGCGAGCGCGGTTGACCAGCCGCTGGCGCAACTGATCGTCGATGAAACCGACCGGATTCGGCGTCTCGTCGACCGGATGGAGGCCTTCTCGGAACAGGCTCCGACGTCGCGGGAAGCCGTCAATATTCACCAGGTGCTGGACCGCGTCCGCGCTTTGGTGGCTAACGGGGTGGCAGATGGGTTGACGCTCAAGGAGAGCTATGACCCGTCGCTGCCGCCGGTGTGGGGTGACGAGGATCACCTGATCCAGATTTTCCTCAATCTCATGAAGAACGCCGCCGAAGCGGCTCATATGCGGGGCGATGACCGCGGCGTGCTGTCGATCCACACAGCCTGGCGACCCGGTGTTCGCGTGCGAGGCGCCGACGGCAAGGCCGCCAGCGGCGCGCCGATCGAGGTGCGGGTGATCGACAACGGGCCGGGCGTGCCTGCAAGCCTGCGCGATCACCTCTTCCAACCCTTTGTCACCACCAAGTCGAATGGCACGGGCCTGGGACTGGCCTTGGTCACAAAATTGGTCACCGCCCACGGCGGACTGATCGATTTCGAGTCCGAACCCGGTCGCACGGTGTTTCGCGTGCTGTTGCCTGTTGCCCCTGAAGCCGCTTCCGGAGACGTCCGAGCATGA
- a CDS encoding AMP-binding protein gives MPVVYDVRNGQKAIFDALIDARDKFGAKKPILEDQDRNPLTYTDLIRASFALGRKIAAMTKPGENVGVLLPSGAGSVVTFFALHAFGRVPTMLNFTAGIRNIKAACKLAKVTRVLTAHKFVELGKLHDIVDAIGEQAQVTYLEDVRGTISLPDKLFAAAAGMFPRRFRAPAKPSDKGVVLFTSGSFGAPRGVVLTQENLVQNAMQVAAHIELDPDWVMFNPLPVFHCFGLTGGVILPILTGMKAFQYPSPLHTKQIPPLIKDSKASILLATDTFVNQYARAAESDELSGLEFVVCGAEKVRDETHTLIKERFGGVPLLEGYGATEASPVIAVNKPKDNRPGTVGGLLPGQEVRIEPVEGIPEGGRLFVRGPNIMAGYLREDGGIDAPEGGWHDTGDVVSMTDDQWITIKGRVKRFAKIGGEMVSLTAAEDLASAVWPDGRHAVISMPDKKKGEKLILVTDRHDADVAPLVAHAQTIGAPELAVPRKILKVTEVPVLGSGKTDYVAIQRMAETDTQAA, from the coding sequence ATGCCGGTAGTTTACGACGTGCGGAACGGCCAAAAGGCCATCTTCGACGCCCTCATTGACGCCCGCGACAAGTTCGGCGCCAAGAAGCCGATCCTGGAGGATCAGGATCGCAACCCGCTCACCTATACCGATCTGATCCGAGCCAGTTTCGCCTTGGGCCGCAAGATCGCGGCGATGACGAAGCCGGGCGAGAACGTCGGCGTCCTGCTGCCCTCCGGCGCAGGCTCCGTCGTCACTTTCTTCGCCTTGCACGCGTTCGGTCGCGTGCCGACGATGCTGAACTTCACTGCGGGCATTCGGAATATCAAAGCAGCCTGTAAACTGGCCAAGGTCACGCGGGTTCTCACCGCGCACAAGTTCGTCGAACTGGGGAAGCTGCACGATATCGTCGACGCGATCGGCGAACAGGCGCAGGTGACCTATCTGGAAGATGTACGCGGCACGATCAGCTTGCCGGACAAGCTGTTCGCCGCCGCTGCGGGCATGTTCCCTCGCCGTTTCCGTGCGCCAGCCAAGCCCTCGGACAAGGGTGTCGTACTGTTCACCTCCGGCAGCTTCGGCGCCCCGCGCGGTGTGGTGCTGACCCAGGAGAACTTGGTGCAGAACGCCATGCAGGTCGCCGCTCACATCGAGCTCGACCCGGACTGGGTGATGTTCAATCCCCTCCCCGTCTTCCATTGCTTCGGCCTGACCGGCGGCGTCATCCTGCCGATCCTGACCGGCATGAAGGCGTTCCAATATCCCTCACCGCTGCACACCAAGCAGATCCCGCCGCTGATCAAGGACTCCAAGGCCTCGATCCTGCTGGCCACCGACACGTTCGTGAACCAGTACGCGCGAGCAGCCGAGTCTGATGAGTTGTCAGGTCTGGAGTTTGTGGTCTGCGGCGCCGAGAAGGTTCGCGATGAGACCCACACGCTGATCAAGGAACGCTTCGGCGGCGTGCCGCTGCTCGAAGGTTACGGCGCGACCGAGGCATCGCCCGTCATTGCCGTGAACAAGCCCAAGGACAACCGTCCCGGCACCGTCGGCGGCCTCCTCCCCGGCCAAGAGGTTCGTATCGAGCCCGTCGAGGGCATTCCCGAAGGCGGGCGCCTGTTCGTGCGCGGTCCCAACATCATGGCCGGCTATCTCCGCGAGGATGGCGGAATCGATGCGCCTGAGGGCGGTTGGCACGACACCGGCGATGTCGTCAGCATGACCGACGATCAATGGATCACCATTAAGGGCCGCGTGAAGCGCTTCGCAAAGATCGGCGGCGAAATGGTCTCGCTGACCGCCGCAGAAGATCTCGCCTCCGCAGTCTGGCCGGACGGTCGCCATGCGGTGATCTCGATGCCCGACAAGAAGAAGGGCGAGAAGCTCATCCTGGTCACCGATCGCCATGACGCTGATGTCGCGCCGCTGGTCGCACACGCCCAGACGATCGGAGCCCCGGAGCTGGCGGTGCCGCGCAAGATCCTGAAGGTCACCGAGGTGCCGGTCTTGGGGAGCGGCAAGACGGACTACGTCGCGATCCAGCGCATGGCTGAAACAGACACTCAAGCGGCCTGA
- a CDS encoding type II toxin-antitoxin system RatA family toxin — MHRHVVTKLLPYTPDQLFELVGDVEAYPKFVPWITGMRTWNSRVEGSVSLVDAEAQVGFSFLREKFATRVRRDRGARSIDVSLLYGPFKRLNNGWRFVPEGDATRVEFVIEFAFKSALLDAMLAANMDRAAGKLIACFEARAQQLHGA, encoded by the coding sequence TTGCATCGACACGTCGTTACGAAGCTGCTGCCTTACACGCCCGATCAGCTGTTCGAGCTGGTCGGAGACGTCGAGGCATATCCGAAGTTCGTCCCCTGGATCACCGGGATGCGCACTTGGAATAGCCGCGTCGAAGGCTCAGTCAGCTTGGTGGACGCAGAGGCCCAGGTCGGCTTTTCGTTTTTGCGTGAGAAGTTTGCTACGCGCGTGCGGCGCGACCGGGGCGCGCGCTCAATCGACGTCAGCCTGCTCTACGGGCCCTTCAAGCGCCTCAACAACGGCTGGCGCTTCGTGCCTGAGGGGGATGCGACGCGGGTCGAATTCGTTATCGAGTTTGCCTTCAAGTCCGCTCTACTCGACGCGATGCTGGCGGCCAATATGGACCGTGCGGCGGGCAAGCTGATCGCCTGTTTCGAGGCACGCGCGCAGCAACTCCACGGCGCTTAG
- a CDS encoding glutathione peroxidase produces MAMSVYDYSAKTLDGQDVSLADYRGQVLLIVNTASKCGFTPQYEGLEALYKAYKDRGFTVLAFPCNQFGAQEPGDAAEIANFCSLTYDVSFPVMSKIDVNGADAHPLYKFLKKEQKGVLGTEAIKWNFTKFLIGKDGQVVDRFAPTVKPEDLKVAVEALL; encoded by the coding sequence ATGGCCATGTCGGTCTACGACTATTCCGCCAAGACGTTGGACGGCCAGGACGTGAGCCTGGCCGACTATCGCGGACAGGTGCTGCTGATCGTGAACACCGCCAGCAAGTGCGGGTTCACACCTCAGTATGAAGGCCTGGAGGCGCTCTACAAGGCGTACAAGGATCGTGGCTTCACGGTGCTGGCCTTCCCCTGCAACCAGTTCGGCGCTCAGGAGCCGGGCGACGCCGCCGAGATCGCGAACTTCTGCTCGCTGACCTACGACGTCAGTTTCCCGGTCATGAGCAAGATCGATGTGAACGGCGCCGACGCCCATCCGCTCTACAAGTTCCTTAAGAAGGAACAGAAGGGCGTGCTGGGCACCGAGGCGATCAAATGGAACTTCACCAAGTTCCTGATCGGCAAGGACGGTCAGGTTGTCGATCGTTTCGCGCCGACCGTGAAGCCGGAAGACCTCAAGGTCGCGGTCGAAGCGCTCCTCTAG
- the lipA gene encoding lipoyl synthase has translation MATVIDTLKARGSEDRAARHPEKQNRPDTPVLRKPEWLRVRAPGSGQYNETRGIVREHKLHTVCEEAACPNIGECWSQKHATMMIMGEICTRACAFCNVTTGLPTQLDPDEPRRVAEAVAKMGLKHVVITSVDRDDLLDGGARHFAEVVTSIRAAAPGTTIEILTPDFLRKDGAENVVIDSKPDVFNHNLETVPRLYLKIRPGARYYNSLRLLDRVKQRDPSQFTKSGLMVGLGETKEEVMQVMDDMRSAGVDFITIGQYLQPTRKHAAIDRFVTPEEFKAYEAIARAKGFLMVSSSPLTRSSHHAGEDFAKLQAARRALDARTA, from the coding sequence ATGGCCACGGTGATCGATACGCTGAAGGCTCGCGGCTCGGAAGACCGGGCGGCGCGCCATCCCGAAAAGCAGAACCGCCCGGATACGCCGGTGCTCCGCAAGCCGGAGTGGCTGCGCGTGCGGGCCCCCGGCTCGGGTCAGTACAACGAAACCAGGGGCATTGTGCGCGAGCACAAGCTTCACACGGTGTGCGAGGAAGCGGCCTGTCCGAACATCGGTGAGTGCTGGAGCCAGAAGCACGCGACCATGATGATCATGGGCGAGATCTGCACCCGCGCCTGCGCCTTCTGCAACGTCACGACGGGCTTGCCGACGCAACTGGATCCGGATGAGCCGCGCCGCGTGGCCGAGGCTGTCGCCAAGATGGGCCTCAAGCACGTGGTCATCACTTCGGTGGATCGTGATGACCTGCTGGACGGCGGCGCGCGCCATTTCGCCGAGGTCGTGACGTCCATCCGAGCCGCCGCTCCGGGAACGACGATCGAGATCCTGACACCGGATTTCCTCCGCAAGGACGGCGCCGAGAACGTGGTGATCGACTCCAAGCCGGACGTCTTCAATCACAACCTCGAAACGGTGCCGCGGCTCTATCTGAAGATCCGTCCCGGCGCGCGTTACTATAACTCGCTGCGCCTGCTGGATCGCGTGAAGCAGCGCGACCCCTCCCAGTTCACCAAGTCGGGCTTGATGGTCGGTCTGGGTGAAACCAAGGAAGAGGTCATGCAGGTCATGGACGACATGCGCTCGGCGGGCGTCGATTTCATCACCATCGGTCAGTACCTGCAGCCGACCCGCAAGCACGCGGCGATCGACCGGTTCGTGACCCCTGAAGAGTTCAAGGCCTATGAGGCGATCGCGCGGGCCAAGGGCTTCCTGATGGTCTCGTCCAGCCCGCTGACGCGTTCGTCCCACCACGCGGGCGAAGACTTCGCCAAGCTCCAGGCGGCGCGGCGCGCCCTCGACGCTCGCACGGCGTAA